A region from the Marinobacter sp. SS13-12 genome encodes:
- a CDS encoding polysaccharide pyruvyl transferase family protein, which produces MALVYFDKFMERTGVGNFGDDINPVLMGRFFNRNILSSEEIALFGIGTILNDNNIKSNNHYARKVIFSSGVGYGKLETTLDDTWDIACVRGPGSARALGIGLDKAIADGAVLLSEMYSKPAKKCTRAVFIPHVNSHLSTGRLLAAIADKLDMDYLTPSCNADEFIRTVASAPFVVTEAMHGAILADTMRVPWIPVSLHEFHEFKWRDWMDSVGLKGKPVHSLSPKCWDAREGSQPASFVHRLYKSGKGKVLKHNIRQVIATQEPLLSQLDIIDSKKQALLEVVNDINRAYSRI; this is translated from the coding sequence GTGGCCTTGGTTTACTTTGACAAATTCATGGAGAGAACTGGTGTTGGGAATTTTGGCGATGACATAAACCCTGTTCTGATGGGCAGGTTTTTTAATAGGAATATTTTGTCATCCGAGGAGATAGCACTGTTCGGTATAGGAACGATACTGAACGACAACAACATAAAAAGTAATAATCACTATGCCAGAAAGGTGATTTTTAGCTCCGGCGTAGGGTACGGGAAACTTGAAACAACACTTGATGACACTTGGGATATTGCTTGTGTCAGGGGCCCGGGGTCGGCGAGGGCGCTTGGTATTGGGTTGGATAAAGCGATAGCCGATGGGGCAGTCTTGCTTTCAGAGATGTATAGCAAGCCCGCGAAAAAGTGCACAAGAGCGGTGTTTATCCCTCACGTCAATTCCCATCTTTCAACAGGACGACTGCTGGCAGCAATAGCCGATAAACTCGATATGGATTACTTGACCCCGAGTTGTAATGCTGATGAGTTTATCCGTACTGTGGCAAGTGCCCCTTTCGTTGTCACGGAGGCGATGCACGGGGCAATTCTTGCAGATACGATGCGGGTTCCCTGGATTCCCGTAAGTCTGCATGAATTCCATGAGTTTAAATGGCGTGACTGGATGGACTCTGTGGGACTAAAAGGAAAACCGGTTCACTCCCTGTCGCCAAAATGCTGGGATGCAAGGGAAGGGAGCCAACCAGCTTCGTTTGTGCATCGGTTATATAAAAGCGGTAAGGGGAAGGTTCTCAAACATAATATCAGACAGGTGATTGCAACGCAGGAACCGCTCCTTAGTCAGCTGGATATCATCGATTCAAAAAAACAGGCACTTTTAGAAGTCGTGAATGACATCAATAGGGCCTATTCACGGATATAG
- a CDS encoding glycosyltransferase codes for MRITFVSLIPDAGHVIPLLRIASALTTDDIECRFIVPEEGKSLPATQGFEYELLPPVLPANASSLLKRISHTSPLYRKLYFNRYFESHYFQPIQYKGLSFLPLLKDKFQQHKPDLIIADEHLLGAAIHDLGVQLGIPVLMHRASGSNQQCQNPQPYAKRPSLLASKSIPVLSKIIGKLSHAANSKLNKEAHRSTQEMKIDINRKWDEIIKRGKLSGKPKQIFTTGMATVESRHLQPKITVCGGIQAFGPLPPLVAGNISNEDQAWLEMQPKKPVILVSLGSMVTITNKLSHCLIRGAKENHCRILWVSRTDPVPTSFKSDPDIRWISWGPQPTLLADQRIRGFVSHAGSGAVQEAFWFAKPLLCIPQIWDQPYNAWVVETLGAGRVINKNHFSVEQVSRFLSDILHDNAIKETMDRYSREIRELDSGTEVSEYILAACNSETISVNRPY; via the coding sequence ATGCGCATTACTTTTGTGTCACTGATACCTGACGCCGGGCACGTCATCCCCCTATTGCGCATTGCTTCGGCTCTGACAACCGATGATATTGAGTGCCGTTTCATTGTGCCGGAAGAAGGCAAAAGCCTGCCTGCCACCCAAGGCTTCGAGTATGAATTGCTCCCCCCTGTTCTGCCGGCCAACGCCTCCTCTCTTCTGAAAAGGATTTCCCATACAAGCCCGCTCTACAGAAAACTCTATTTCAATAGGTATTTTGAGTCACACTATTTCCAGCCGATTCAATATAAAGGCTTATCCTTTTTGCCCTTGCTCAAAGATAAATTTCAACAACACAAACCAGATCTGATCATCGCTGACGAACACTTGTTAGGCGCAGCAATACATGACCTGGGTGTTCAATTAGGTATCCCAGTTCTTATGCACCGGGCATCCGGGTCAAATCAGCAGTGTCAGAATCCACAGCCCTACGCTAAGCGGCCGTCACTTCTGGCCAGCAAATCAATACCAGTATTGTCTAAAATTATTGGGAAGCTCTCACACGCAGCCAATTCTAAGCTGAACAAAGAAGCCCACCGTTCGACGCAGGAAATGAAAATCGATATAAATCGGAAGTGGGACGAAATCATCAAAAGAGGAAAGCTTTCAGGCAAGCCCAAACAGATCTTTACAACCGGCATGGCAACGGTTGAGAGTCGTCATCTCCAACCAAAAATTACTGTGTGTGGCGGTATTCAAGCATTTGGCCCTCTTCCTCCCCTGGTGGCTGGCAACATATCGAACGAAGATCAGGCCTGGCTGGAAATGCAGCCAAAAAAACCCGTCATTCTGGTGAGCCTTGGATCCATGGTCACCATAACCAACAAGCTTTCACACTGCCTGATCAGGGGAGCAAAAGAAAACCACTGCAGAATTCTCTGGGTTTCTCGGACCGATCCCGTGCCGACAAGTTTCAAGAGCGATCCAGACATACGATGGATATCCTGGGGCCCCCAACCAACATTACTGGCAGACCAGCGCATACGTGGATTTGTTTCACATGCAGGGTCTGGAGCAGTGCAGGAGGCATTCTGGTTCGCAAAACCGCTGCTGTGTATCCCCCAGATATGGGACCAGCCCTACAATGCCTGGGTTGTCGAAACCTTGGGCGCAGGGAGGGTTATTAATAAAAATCACTTTTCTGTTGAGCAAGTATCCAGATTTCTCAGTGACATCCTGCACGACAATGCAATAAAGGAAACTATGGATCGCTACTCCCGGGAAATCCGGGAGCTGGATAGTGGCACTGAGGTCTCTGAGTATATTTTGGCCGCATGCAACTCCGAGACTATATCCGTGAATAGGCCCTATTGA
- a CDS encoding THxN family PEP-CTERM protein: protein MNKMSMLGGVFAASLVAPAFAMPVISVDSVSGVWSDAVGGTNVNYIDGGQEVRWGGGQPTQSGYRFDGSAPAAFDVDINEEFDLGDFTHFNYQINAGTGVDSVLLSISMAISVDGNPYATPLSFTFLHEETPNSGNGCCDDIVSFESLVSSETFEVDGALYTLDLRGFSQEGGPTMEELITSEGADNVAQLRGVFTKVPEPGTLALLGLGLAGLGLSRRRKS from the coding sequence ATGAATAAGATGTCGATGTTGGGAGGAGTGTTCGCTGCTTCATTAGTTGCACCTGCCTTTGCAATGCCGGTGATATCCGTCGATAGCGTGTCTGGTGTTTGGTCAGACGCTGTTGGTGGCACCAACGTAAATTACATTGACGGCGGCCAGGAAGTACGTTGGGGCGGCGGTCAACCAACACAAAGTGGCTACCGTTTTGATGGTTCCGCACCTGCTGCCTTTGATGTGGACATAAACGAAGAGTTCGATTTGGGCGATTTCACCCATTTTAACTATCAGATCAACGCTGGCACGGGCGTCGACAGTGTTTTGCTGAGTATTTCAATGGCCATCTCAGTAGATGGCAACCCGTATGCTACGCCTCTTTCGTTTACCTTCCTGCATGAGGAAACCCCGAACTCTGGTAACGGGTGCTGTGACGATATCGTATCCTTCGAAAGCCTGGTGTCATCAGAGACTTTCGAGGTTGATGGAGCGCTGTATACGCTCGACCTCAGAGGGTTCAGCCAGGAGGGCGGCCCCACCATGGAAGAGTTGATTACATCTGAGGGAGCCGACAACGTGGCTCAACTCAGAGGTGTATTCACCAAGGTTCCTGAGCCCGGCACTCTTGCCCTGCTCGGTCTGGGCCTTGCCGGACTGGGACTTTCGCGTCGCCGCAAGTCCTGA
- the xrtA gene encoding exosortase A, with translation MDRALTMRYLWLASIPLLTVGLWAEWQSFVHLWYDSIVYNHGFLVLGGVFFLLYQRRKTLADLKVTGSPLGLFLLAGATATLILSQAADIRVFRLMLAPMIILFWGWSIWGKGFVTTAGGPILLLIFAVPIWDDFSPLLQHITVFFNTILLQAFDIPATIHEFYIILDVGTFLVENGCSGVRYLMVALFLAAFYGQLYYRSNTRIALLIVIAGLLSMVANWIRVFGIIAAGHYTDMETSLIEDHELFGWVIFVIVTLVPLFFISGKLEQPASDSENTSSNHKPETGQAHAKYPSIKWPLAASLLLLLPPLLPAALDARTERMASSWAPGLPTPDSDWSGPLRHANIWQPDFAKPDIDLSGTYVSDDLKQVQLQITGYRRQAQNKELIGYRNQLFDQKEWKLVSKTSRTLNSSGSGSPDTLTETVIQKNTDSSYVILWSWYQIGEELTNSRIEVKIKGALNKLQGDARGALWALAGRCEGVSEGEKKPDCSSQRATFERFLEDVQR, from the coding sequence ATGGATCGAGCTTTAACAATGCGTTATCTCTGGTTGGCATCAATTCCGCTGCTGACGGTTGGACTATGGGCTGAATGGCAGTCATTTGTTCACCTGTGGTATGACTCAATCGTCTACAACCACGGGTTTTTGGTGCTGGGTGGCGTTTTCTTTCTTCTGTACCAGAGAAGAAAGACCCTCGCCGACCTGAAGGTCACCGGCTCCCCCCTGGGGTTGTTTTTACTGGCTGGCGCCACTGCCACGCTGATCCTCTCCCAGGCGGCAGACATCAGAGTGTTCCGTTTGATGCTGGCGCCAATGATCATCCTGTTCTGGGGTTGGTCTATATGGGGAAAGGGATTCGTAACCACCGCAGGCGGGCCAATTCTGCTGCTGATTTTCGCGGTACCTATATGGGACGACTTCTCGCCCCTCCTCCAACACATCACCGTTTTCTTTAACACAATCCTGCTTCAGGCATTTGATATTCCAGCCACCATCCACGAGTTTTACATCATTCTGGATGTCGGGACCTTCCTGGTTGAAAACGGTTGCAGTGGTGTGCGGTACCTGATGGTTGCGCTTTTTCTCGCTGCTTTCTATGGCCAGCTCTATTACCGTTCGAATACCCGCATTGCCCTGTTGATTGTCATTGCCGGCTTATTGTCCATGGTGGCGAACTGGATACGAGTCTTTGGAATCATAGCGGCAGGGCACTACACCGACATGGAAACCTCACTGATTGAGGACCATGAGCTCTTCGGATGGGTTATCTTCGTCATTGTGACGCTGGTGCCGCTATTCTTTATTTCAGGCAAACTGGAACAGCCCGCTTCTGACAGCGAGAACACATCCAGCAACCACAAACCCGAAACCGGGCAGGCGCACGCAAAGTACCCGTCCATCAAATGGCCCCTGGCAGCGTCACTCCTCCTCCTGTTGCCACCGCTTCTGCCGGCCGCCCTTGATGCCAGAACAGAGCGCATGGCCAGCTCATGGGCGCCGGGACTGCCTACGCCAGACTCTGACTGGAGCGGCCCCCTGAGACACGCAAATATATGGCAACCCGATTTTGCAAAACCGGACATCGATCTCAGCGGAACGTATGTTTCCGATGACCTGAAGCAGGTACAACTGCAAATCACAGGGTATCGCCGTCAGGCGCAGAACAAGGAACTGATCGGCTACCGAAACCAGCTGTTCGACCAAAAGGAATGGAAGCTTGTCTCCAAAACGTCCCGAACACTGAATAGTAGCGGTTCTGGAAGCCCTGACACCCTCACCGAGACGGTCATACAGAAGAACACCGATAGCTCCTACGTTATCCTATGGTCCTGGTATCAGATAGGCGAGGAGTTGACCAACTCCAGGATTGAAGTGAAGATCAAAGGCGCTCTCAACAAACTGCAGGGCGACGCCCGCGGCGCCCTGTGGGCACTTGCCGGACGGTGTGAAGGCGTAAGTGAAGGCGAGAAAAAACCTGACTGTTCGAGCCAGAGAGCCACGTTCGAACGATTTCTTGAGGACGTCCAACGCTGA
- a CDS encoding tetratricopeptide repeat protein: MKPVLAVRATLLSVAISLTLAGCGGENGNEMSQEEIQYISHLDQSRFFQRQGELKASTLEARSAIELQPEKLEPYFLIIDNLLKAGDAVNAERQLDWVMEQIPEEELSAEVKNRASLILAEASLMQGEYGQALAELEGITSPDRPVETRAALLEGEIYLASDRLEEANAAFEKAREIDPGAVESVIGLSKTAFAKGEKEKALELVAEAEEINGEHTELWLWKAQMAHAEKEWSKAEDSYIRALEDIGQYDVMTQRKYTTISALIRVLRAQGKQSEAFVYEEILAKSAPGTIKSNLVAAQEAMEEGDLNTAARYLEEVLAQAPSHEQSALMLGLVRFRQGRVEEAEKLLAPVAEMGDSEVAGKLLAATRLQMRNPQGAQDILDTLEDKDSDPETLALVAIASLASGDAETGEALMEKALELNPDNHQLRLRYAAYLNRKGEHSRAIDLITQVRNKAPDLDQARTLLIQTQASSGDMSAAVNTASQWIKDEPDNVDALVIRGNLSASENNMEEARKYFTQALNKHPEALGPIIALGRLALSQENLDEAQKQFRRAVELAPDSRQALQGLTAVLDQEETERFMREVLENNPDATGPRLILLELALREGKTQEADDLTASLLERDEENTPSRAAPLVANIYNTMAARIRETGEADRATVILNRARALFPENEEISLQAAQQAFIAEDTDEARSILQEAKQQHPDSPRPYLIEARYFESLGEYQQAAEFYQLAMDKQSSAGIINAYAAVLQAIGKEDDALSLLESGVDSYPGNVQLRLRLALLQQSEGEKDKAKANYEKILDSMPENTVVLNNLAWLYHETGDERAVSMAKKAYDLAPESAAIVDTYGWIMLKAGKSEESLPILKKAHELQPDSEEIALHLAEAYRAVGRNADAQRILEKFGDQG; this comes from the coding sequence ATGAAACCAGTTTTAGCAGTACGTGCCACCCTTCTTTCAGTTGCCATCTCGCTGACTCTCGCCGGTTGCGGCGGAGAGAACGGCAATGAAATGAGCCAGGAAGAAATCCAGTATATCAGCCACCTTGACCAGTCACGCTTTTTCCAGCGCCAGGGTGAGCTCAAGGCCAGTACGCTGGAGGCGCGTAGTGCGATCGAGTTGCAGCCTGAGAAACTTGAACCCTATTTTCTGATCATCGACAACCTGCTGAAGGCCGGCGATGCGGTCAATGCGGAAAGGCAGCTTGACTGGGTCATGGAGCAAATCCCTGAAGAGGAACTCAGTGCCGAGGTCAAAAACCGCGCCAGCCTCATCCTGGCCGAAGCAAGCCTCATGCAAGGCGAGTATGGGCAGGCATTGGCTGAACTGGAAGGTATTACCTCTCCCGACCGGCCAGTAGAAACCAGGGCTGCGTTACTCGAGGGCGAAATCTATCTGGCATCAGATCGCCTCGAAGAGGCCAATGCCGCGTTTGAAAAAGCCAGAGAGATCGACCCAGGTGCGGTTGAATCGGTAATTGGCCTGTCAAAGACTGCGTTCGCCAAGGGTGAAAAGGAAAAAGCGCTTGAGCTGGTGGCGGAAGCAGAAGAGATCAACGGTGAGCATACCGAACTTTGGCTATGGAAAGCTCAGATGGCTCACGCTGAAAAAGAGTGGTCGAAGGCGGAAGACAGCTACATCAGGGCGCTCGAGGACATTGGCCAGTACGATGTCATGACCCAGCGCAAATACACCACGATCTCTGCTCTTATCCGGGTATTGAGAGCCCAGGGAAAGCAATCCGAAGCCTTTGTCTATGAAGAGATACTGGCCAAGTCTGCTCCCGGCACCATCAAAAGTAACCTGGTGGCCGCCCAGGAAGCCATGGAAGAAGGCGACCTCAACACAGCAGCGCGTTACCTGGAGGAAGTTCTCGCGCAGGCCCCCAGTCATGAGCAAAGTGCCTTGATGCTGGGCCTTGTGCGTTTCAGGCAGGGCCGTGTTGAGGAGGCCGAAAAGCTGCTGGCCCCGGTTGCAGAAATGGGCGACTCGGAGGTTGCGGGCAAATTATTGGCGGCCACACGCCTTCAAATGCGCAACCCCCAGGGCGCACAGGACATACTCGATACCCTGGAAGACAAAGACTCAGACCCGGAAACGCTCGCTTTAGTGGCAATAGCGTCACTTGCCAGTGGCGATGCCGAGACCGGCGAAGCGCTCATGGAAAAAGCCCTGGAACTCAACCCCGATAATCACCAGTTGCGGTTACGATACGCCGCCTATCTGAATCGGAAGGGAGAACATTCACGAGCAATCGACCTGATAACTCAGGTACGTAACAAGGCGCCTGACCTCGATCAGGCCAGAACGCTTCTGATTCAGACCCAGGCAAGCTCCGGGGACATGTCAGCAGCCGTGAATACAGCATCACAGTGGATCAAGGATGAGCCGGACAACGTCGACGCCCTGGTGATTCGTGGAAACCTGTCTGCAAGCGAAAACAACATGGAGGAAGCGCGCAAATACTTCACGCAAGCGCTCAACAAACACCCTGAGGCGCTGGGCCCGATCATCGCCCTGGGCAGATTAGCGCTCAGTCAGGAAAATCTCGACGAGGCGCAGAAGCAATTCCGCAGAGCAGTCGAACTGGCGCCAGACAGCCGACAGGCTCTTCAAGGGCTCACCGCGGTTCTGGATCAGGAAGAAACTGAACGCTTCATGCGGGAAGTGCTTGAAAACAACCCCGATGCAACTGGCCCACGCCTCATCCTTCTGGAACTGGCATTACGCGAGGGTAAAACCCAGGAAGCGGACGATCTCACCGCCTCGTTACTTGAGCGTGACGAGGAAAATACGCCATCGCGGGCCGCACCTCTTGTCGCGAACATCTACAACACAATGGCGGCGAGAATCAGAGAAACGGGAGAGGCTGACCGGGCCACAGTGATTCTGAACCGAGCCAGAGCGCTTTTTCCTGAGAACGAAGAGATTTCCCTGCAGGCAGCTCAACAGGCATTCATTGCGGAGGACACTGATGAAGCCCGAAGCATTCTCCAGGAAGCGAAACAACAGCATCCGGATTCTCCAAGGCCTTACCTGATAGAGGCACGCTATTTTGAAAGCCTGGGCGAATACCAACAGGCGGCCGAGTTCTATCAACTGGCAATGGACAAACAGTCCAGTGCCGGCATTATCAATGCCTACGCTGCAGTCCTGCAGGCCATTGGCAAGGAAGACGACGCTCTCTCACTTCTCGAATCAGGCGTTGATAGCTACCCTGGTAACGTGCAGCTACGCCTGAGGCTCGCCCTGCTCCAGCAGTCCGAGGGCGAAAAGGATAAAGCCAAAGCCAATTACGAGAAAATACTCGACTCAATGCCCGAGAATACCGTTGTACTGAACAACCTCGCCTGGCTGTATCACGAAACGGGGGATGAGCGGGCGGTATCCATGGCCAAAAAAGCCTACGACCTTGCTCCAGAGAGTGCGGCCATCGTGGATACTTATGGATGGATCATGCTGAAAGCCGGCAAATCTGAAGAAAGCCTGCCCATCCTTAAAAAGGCCCACGAGCTTCAGCCCGACTCAGAAGAAATCGCTCTTCACCTCGCAGAGGCCTACCGCGCTGTGGGCAGGAATGCGGATGCGCAACGTATTCTGGAAAAATTTGGTGACCAGGGCTGA
- the prsR gene encoding PEP-CTERM-box response regulator transcription factor produces MSRRLLIVEDDPGLQSQMRWCFSADLEVTVAADRESALAALRRTEPDVITLDLGLPPDPGGASEGFLLLEEVLRLAPMTKIIVVTGREDKENAVKAIGMGASDFYQKPLDADILTFVVNRAFRLAELERDNRELSRQRNGTSIKGIVAASPQMLSICRTLEKVAPTDVTTLITGETGTGKELLARALHDLSHRADNPFAAINCAAIPENLLESELFGFEKGSFTGATQSKKGKIENANGGTLFLDEIGDMPMALQAKLLRFLQERVVDRVGSVKPVPVDVRVVCATHRDVHELITQGTFREDLYYRISEITLDVPALREREGDALVIAQSLLKSLGKQMDRPNLAFTEDAIKGIKSYAWPGNVREMINKVKRATIMADGKRVTAADLQLNCDEEGPESQLNLRQVRENAERAAILQALQSCSFNMAQASRLLGVTRPTLYNLTDKYHIETSAESPSA; encoded by the coding sequence GTGAGTAGACGACTTTTAATCGTAGAGGACGATCCGGGTCTGCAAAGCCAGATGCGCTGGTGTTTCAGCGCGGACCTGGAAGTGACCGTTGCCGCTGACCGGGAGTCTGCACTAGCGGCCCTGCGACGAACTGAGCCAGACGTAATCACCCTGGATCTGGGCCTGCCCCCCGATCCTGGCGGAGCGTCCGAAGGCTTCCTGTTGCTGGAAGAAGTCCTGCGACTGGCCCCCATGACCAAGATCATCGTGGTGACCGGTCGTGAGGACAAGGAAAACGCCGTCAAGGCCATCGGCATGGGCGCCAGCGATTTCTACCAGAAACCCCTGGATGCCGACATTCTTACCTTTGTGGTCAACCGCGCATTCCGGTTAGCAGAACTGGAGCGTGACAACCGCGAGCTTTCACGCCAGCGTAACGGCACCAGTATCAAGGGCATTGTCGCTGCCAGCCCACAAATGCTCTCCATCTGCCGTACCCTGGAAAAAGTTGCCCCCACCGACGTGACCACCCTGATTACCGGCGAAACCGGTACCGGCAAGGAACTGCTCGCACGCGCCCTCCATGACCTGAGCCATCGGGCAGACAATCCCTTTGCGGCAATCAACTGCGCCGCCATTCCAGAGAACCTTCTGGAAAGCGAACTGTTCGGCTTTGAGAAAGGCTCCTTCACCGGCGCAACCCAGAGCAAAAAAGGCAAGATCGAGAACGCCAACGGCGGCACCCTGTTTCTGGATGAAATCGGCGACATGCCCATGGCCCTCCAGGCCAAGCTGCTGCGCTTCCTGCAGGAACGGGTAGTAGACCGGGTGGGCTCGGTGAAGCCGGTTCCGGTAGACGTGCGCGTGGTATGCGCCACCCACCGCGACGTTCATGAACTCATTACCCAGGGCACTTTCCGCGAAGATCTTTACTACCGTATCAGCGAGATTACGCTGGACGTTCCGGCGCTCCGGGAGCGGGAAGGAGACGCCCTGGTCATCGCGCAATCGTTGTTGAAATCGCTGGGCAAACAGATGGACCGCCCCAACCTCGCCTTTACCGAAGATGCCATCAAGGGCATCAAGAGCTACGCCTGGCCTGGCAACGTGAGGGAAATGATCAACAAGGTAAAACGAGCCACCATCATGGCGGATGGCAAACGGGTCACCGCCGCCGATTTGCAGCTCAACTGCGACGAGGAAGGCCCCGAGAGCCAGCTCAACCTGCGGCAGGTGCGTGAAAACGCTGAGCGTGCGGCAATTTTACAGGCGCTGCAGTCCTGCAGCTTCAATATGGCACAGGCCTCGCGCCTGCTGGGCGTAACCCGGCCAACACTCTACAACCTGACGGACAAGTACCATATAGAGACATCCGCTGAATCGCCAAGCGCCTGA
- the prsK gene encoding XrtA/PEP-CTERM system histidine kinase PrsK, whose protein sequence is MLDDFSLISHATAAIAYGLLAAVIATRYLRRDIDRSLLLASLVTMIWAGSLITQSLWGEPGFFIRYMLELLRDAAWITVLFALLRDSFRSANLVGRLRRILATATVTLVVLLLGSGLMEYTFGLTILDGKTKVVGQIALSLLGLSLVEQIWRNSLSFGRSSMKYVCIAVATLFAFDFFMYADALLFGQVADSFWNARGLVNAALVPLFAVNVINTRKQPVDFQLSRSAVFHAGTLLLAGAYLLFLALGGYYVKTLGGDWGEALQVLFLTIALMFLATLLTSRRVRSRLMVFISQNFFDYKYDYREEWLKMTREMADLSENPPLPERVIRILTGLVESNAGALWIREDHGDYLLKTAVNLVTPKYTSIDANSELVRFFGEREWIIDLHEYQRDPVAYNLLEIPDSISKISDGWLIIPLYLSNDLYGIAMIGNPYARVELNWENFDLIKVVARQTCNLLAQADAQNRLSRAMQFEAVSKASAFMVHDLKTLIAQLSLLVKNAPRHRENPAFIDDMINTTDHAVRKMSNLVDHIRKPADDTMVTEEVELREVVTHLAEHYSRRQPAPRVAGDPGKIHINADRDQLCSILGHLIQNAQDATPPDGEITLTLKTASGSVVLFIQDTGAGMTEDFIQAQLFKPFESTKGLTGMGIGAYQAREYVRNVGGNIDVTSEPGLGSCFSIRFPLARPVEEQAPDEIAPEQTFTGETAPKQNAK, encoded by the coding sequence ATGTTGGACGATTTCAGCCTGATCAGTCATGCCACGGCAGCCATAGCCTATGGGCTGCTTGCCGCGGTTATTGCCACACGATACCTTCGGCGGGATATCGACCGCTCGTTGCTGCTGGCTTCCCTGGTGACCATGATCTGGGCCGGCTCGCTGATTACCCAGAGCCTCTGGGGTGAACCCGGATTTTTCATCCGCTACATGCTGGAACTGTTGCGGGACGCAGCCTGGATCACGGTGCTTTTCGCCCTGCTACGGGACTCCTTCCGCAGCGCCAACCTGGTGGGCCGTCTGCGCCGTATTCTGGCAACGGCCACAGTAACCCTGGTAGTCCTGCTCCTGGGTTCCGGGCTTATGGAATACACCTTCGGACTCACCATTCTCGACGGTAAAACCAAGGTGGTGGGCCAGATCGCCCTCTCCCTGCTGGGTCTGTCGCTGGTTGAACAGATCTGGCGCAACTCGCTGTCGTTTGGCCGCTCGAGCATGAAGTATGTCTGCATCGCGGTAGCCACCCTGTTCGCCTTCGACTTTTTCATGTATGCCGACGCGCTGCTGTTCGGCCAGGTGGCGGACTCCTTCTGGAATGCCCGGGGGCTGGTCAACGCCGCGCTGGTCCCCCTGTTTGCCGTCAACGTTATCAACACCCGGAAACAGCCGGTGGATTTCCAGCTCTCCCGGTCCGCCGTATTCCACGCCGGCACCCTGCTGCTGGCCGGTGCCTACCTGCTCTTCCTGGCGCTGGGTGGCTACTACGTTAAAACGCTGGGCGGCGACTGGGGCGAGGCCCTCCAGGTGCTGTTCCTCACCATTGCCCTGATGTTTCTCGCCACCTTACTGACCTCGCGGCGCGTCAGATCCCGGCTGATGGTATTCATCAGCCAGAACTTCTTCGACTACAAGTACGATTACCGGGAAGAATGGCTGAAAATGACCCGGGAGATGGCCGACCTCAGCGAAAACCCGCCACTGCCTGAACGGGTGATCCGTATCCTCACCGGCCTGGTGGAAAGCAACGCCGGTGCCCTGTGGATACGGGAAGACCACGGGGACTATCTGCTCAAAACCGCTGTAAACCTGGTAACCCCGAAATACACCTCCATTGACGCCAACTCGGAACTGGTGCGGTTTTTCGGAGAACGTGAGTGGATTATTGACCTGCACGAATACCAGAGGGATCCGGTAGCCTACAACCTGCTGGAAATACCCGATTCAATCTCGAAAATATCCGACGGTTGGCTGATTATTCCCCTGTACCTCAGCAACGACCTGTACGGCATTGCCATGATCGGCAATCCCTACGCCCGGGTGGAGCTGAACTGGGAAAACTTCGACCTGATCAAGGTTGTGGCCCGGCAAACCTGTAACCTGCTGGCCCAGGCAGATGCCCAGAACCGACTCTCACGAGCCATGCAGTTCGAGGCCGTGAGCAAGGCGTCCGCCTTTATGGTGCATGACCTGAAAACGCTGATTGCACAATTGTCTTTACTGGTGAAGAATGCCCCCAGGCACCGGGAAAATCCGGCCTTTATTGACGACATGATCAACACCACCGACCACGCCGTTCGCAAAATGTCCAACCTTGTGGACCATATCCGTAAGCCGGCCGACGACACGATGGTGACCGAAGAAGTAGAGCTTCGCGAGGTGGTTACCCACCTTGCGGAGCACTATTCCCGTCGCCAGCCAGCACCTCGGGTTGCCGGCGACCCCGGGAAAATCCATATCAATGCCGACCGGGACCAACTCTGTAGCATCCTCGGACACCTGATACAGAATGCCCAGGACGCCACACCACCAGACGGTGAGATAACCCTGACCCTGAAAACTGCCAGCGGCAGTGTGGTACTGTTTATTCAGGATACCGGGGCCGGCATGACCGAAGATTTCATCCAGGCCCAGCTATTCAAGCCCTTTGAGAGCACCAAGGGGCTGACCGGCATGGGCATTGGTGCCTATCAGGCCCGGGAATATGTGCGTAACGTAGGGGGCAATATCGACGTCACCAGCGAACCCGGGTTGGGCTCGTGTTTTTCAATCCGATTCCCTCTCGCCAGGCCTGTTGAGGAACAGGCGCCTGACGAAATCGCGCCAGAACAAACGTTTACCGGCGAGACAGCGCCAAAGCAAAATGCCAAATAA